A portion of the Corynebacterium occultum genome contains these proteins:
- a CDS encoding ferredoxin reductase, with the protein MASTTRDGLGRARDVLRRFTTPLLPDDYTQLINPLWSTRELRGKIEVVETAADDTIHLVISPGWGVPVDFEAGQYIGIGVQIDGRYTWRSYSLTNTPDTTAGHFSITVRAVERGRLSNHLVGTAKAGDTVRLAAPAGDFHLTNPIPEKLLFITAGSGITPVISMLRTMKDRNLQSDVRVVHSVRRREDLVFGDVLEGVDATVNYTSESGRVGPKEIKKMVPDFAERVVYACGPALMLDQVEEWAEAHDMEIRTERFTIDRASEAKGGTVTFGERGSIEVDGATTILEAGESIGIQMPFGCRMGICQTCVRQLDEGHVHDLRSGQTHEPGSRIRTCVCVAAGDVTIDV; encoded by the coding sequence ATGGCATCCACCACCCGCGATGGTCTTGGACGGGCACGTGACGTGCTCCGTCGTTTCACCACGCCATTGCTGCCCGATGACTACACTCAGCTGATCAACCCGCTCTGGTCCACCAGGGAACTGCGCGGCAAGATCGAAGTGGTTGAAACCGCGGCCGATGACACTATCCATCTGGTGATTTCACCGGGCTGGGGTGTTCCGGTCGATTTCGAAGCAGGCCAGTATATTGGTATCGGCGTACAGATAGACGGACGTTACACTTGGCGCAGCTATTCACTGACCAACACCCCCGACACCACGGCGGGACACTTCTCCATCACCGTCCGCGCGGTGGAGCGGGGTCGCCTCTCCAACCACCTGGTGGGCACCGCCAAGGCGGGGGACACCGTTCGTCTGGCAGCCCCGGCAGGTGACTTCCACCTGACCAACCCGATCCCAGAGAAGCTGCTCTTCATCACCGCCGGCTCCGGTATCACCCCGGTGATCTCCATGCTGCGCACCATGAAGGACCGCAACCTCCAGAGCGATGTCCGAGTCGTGCATTCCGTGCGTCGTCGCGAAGATCTCGTCTTCGGGGATGTGCTTGAGGGTGTGGACGCCACCGTGAACTACACCTCCGAATCGGGCCGCGTGGGTCCGAAGGAGATCAAGAAGATGGTGCCGGACTTCGCCGAGCGCGTGGTCTACGCCTGTGGCCCGGCCCTGATGCTTGACCAGGTTGAGGAGTGGGCGGAAGCCCACGACATGGAGATCCGTACGGAGCGTTTCACCATTGACCGTGCCTCCGAGGCCAAGGGCGGCACCGTCACCTTCGGGGAGCGCGGTTCCATCGAGGTTGACGGCGCCACCACCATCCTGGAGGCTGGTGAATCCATCGGCATCCAGATGCCCTTCGGCTGCCGCATGGGCATCTGCCAGACCTGTGTCCGCCAGCTCGATGAGGGCCACGTCCATGATCTGCGTTCCGGCCAGACCCATGAGCCCGGATCCCGCATCCGCACCTGTGTGTGCGTCGCCGCCGGTGACGTCACCATCGATGTCTAA
- a CDS encoding fatty acid desaturase family protein encodes MAIDNIQAYSHLSDEDIREIGARLDAIREEFEADLGEKDVRYIKGLIRTQRYMEVAGRAALLFSGRKPFWFAGVTLLSLSKILENLEIGHNVMHGQWDWMNDPEIHSTTWEWDNICPGSQWMHTHNAVHHKYTNILGMDTDVGYGILRVTRDRKWTTMHAFQPIVNATLASLFQWAVGFYDVELGKLAAGRATWKETAPKFWETARKAGKQNLRDYVLFPALSGPNYKSTITANATANFIRSVWAYAVIFCGHFPDEAETFTKEQYKNETHDEWYLRQMLGSANFRGGKILTILSGNLNYQVEHHIFPDMPSNRLSEIGKRVEQICKEYDLPYNTDSFPAQLFKVQKTLLKLTLPNKLLAADRDNAPEVRSNRAFTKYPEVENQLHVGADEKGERAGLRTGLKLLKKLRPTVVQSIQHFSGRTPQRTLA; translated from the coding sequence ATGGCCATTGACAATATTCAGGCATATTCCCACCTCTCCGATGAAGACATCCGGGAGATCGGCGCCCGACTTGACGCCATCCGCGAAGAGTTCGAGGCGGACCTCGGTGAAAAGGACGTCCGCTACATCAAAGGACTGATCCGCACCCAGCGTTACATGGAGGTCGCGGGACGTGCGGCACTCCTCTTCTCCGGCAGGAAGCCCTTCTGGTTCGCCGGGGTGACCCTGCTCAGCCTCTCCAAGATCCTCGAGAACCTGGAGATCGGCCACAATGTCATGCACGGTCAGTGGGACTGGATGAATGATCCGGAGATCCACTCCACCACCTGGGAGTGGGACAATATCTGCCCGGGTTCCCAGTGGATGCACACCCACAACGCGGTCCACCACAAGTACACCAACATCCTCGGCATGGACACCGACGTGGGCTACGGCATCCTGCGTGTCACCCGTGACCGTAAGTGGACCACGATGCACGCCTTCCAGCCGATCGTCAACGCCACGCTGGCCTCCCTCTTCCAGTGGGCCGTGGGCTTCTACGATGTGGAGCTGGGCAAGCTGGCCGCCGGCCGTGCCACCTGGAAGGAGACCGCCCCGAAGTTCTGGGAGACCGCGCGTAAGGCCGGCAAGCAGAACCTGCGTGACTACGTGCTCTTCCCGGCGCTGTCCGGCCCCAACTACAAGAGCACCATCACCGCCAACGCCACCGCGAACTTCATCCGCAGTGTCTGGGCGTATGCGGTGATCTTCTGCGGCCACTTCCCGGATGAGGCGGAGACCTTCACCAAGGAGCAGTACAAGAACGAGACCCACGATGAGTGGTATCTGCGCCAGATGCTGGGCTCCGCGAACTTCCGGGGCGGCAAGATCCTCACGATCCTCTCCGGCAACCTGAACTACCAGGTCGAGCATCACATCTTCCCCGACATGCCCTCCAACCGGTTGTCGGAGATCGGCAAGCGCGTGGAGCAGATCTGTAAGGAATACGACCTGCCCTACAACACCGATTCCTTCCCGGCGCAGCTGTTCAAGGTCCAGAAGACCCTGCTGAAGCTGACCCTGCCGAATAAGCTTCTGGCCGCCGACCGGGACAATGCCCCCGAGGTGCGTTCCAACCGTGCCTTCACCAAGTACCCCGAGGTGGAGAACCAGCTGCACGTCGGTGCCGATGAGAAGGGCGAGCGGGCTGGTCTGCGCACCGGCCTGAAGCTGCTGAAGAAGCTGCGTCCCACCGTGGTGCAGTCCATCCAGCACTTCAGTGGCCGCACCCCGCAGCGCACCCTGGCCTAA
- a CDS encoding chloride channel protein, with the protein MPKPPLTQVPLNRLAVLGAIIGILTGLFIAALNWSVLGVERLVYGTDHLHNANPAASVSPLRQAITLVVLGVLTSWAWYIVHRYGRREVSVVGAMRGEKVPIPETIASAFLQVTTVAAGAPVGQENAPRIAGSLVGERFSRWLELDIDAKRILVAAAAGAGLGASFHLPLAGVLFALEVLLVEMSTRTVVITIITTSTAVATTGLFVPTPDVFSTVPLTESPWMYVAAIIAGIVAGLCGHWFSQAANKAALAAPKQGRKILWQLPLGFLLIAVIAYFVPGAVANARWTSDTVLADGLTLQALLLLGVLRLVVLLLAFRVGTVGGTLIPAFALGAMIGAIVGTLLEPLLGVPPAAFALLGAAAFLSTTMAAPLFGMIAAVEFTDMEPQGYLPVFLAVASAVLTVRVWAVITDREQRTFPVTYASWTGELR; encoded by the coding sequence ATGCCTAAACCACCGTTGACCCAGGTCCCCCTGAACCGGCTGGCCGTACTCGGCGCGATCATCGGCATTCTGACCGGTTTATTCATCGCCGCCCTGAACTGGTCGGTGCTCGGGGTGGAAAGGCTGGTCTACGGTACTGATCATCTCCACAACGCCAACCCGGCTGCCTCGGTGTCGCCCCTGCGTCAGGCCATCACCCTGGTGGTGCTCGGGGTCCTGACCTCCTGGGCCTGGTATATCGTGCACCGTTACGGTCGCCGGGAGGTGTCCGTGGTCGGTGCGATGCGCGGGGAGAAGGTCCCCATCCCGGAGACCATTGCTTCCGCGTTTCTGCAGGTCACCACCGTGGCGGCCGGCGCCCCGGTCGGCCAGGAGAATGCCCCACGCATCGCCGGCAGCCTGGTGGGTGAGCGCTTCAGTCGCTGGCTGGAGCTGGATATCGACGCCAAGCGCATTCTGGTGGCCGCTGCCGCAGGCGCGGGTCTGGGTGCCAGCTTCCACCTGCCGTTGGCAGGGGTGCTCTTCGCCCTGGAGGTGCTGCTGGTGGAGATGTCCACCCGCACCGTGGTGATCACCATCATCACCACGAGTACGGCGGTGGCCACCACCGGGCTTTTTGTCCCCACCCCGGATGTCTTCAGCACCGTCCCGTTGACGGAGAGTCCCTGGATGTATGTGGCGGCCATCATCGCCGGAATTGTGGCGGGGCTCTGCGGCCACTGGTTCAGCCAGGCAGCCAACAAGGCAGCCCTGGCGGCCCCCAAGCAGGGCAGGAAAATTCTCTGGCAGCTGCCCCTGGGCTTCCTGCTGATCGCGGTGATCGCCTACTTCGTGCCCGGGGCAGTCGCCAACGCCCGCTGGACCTCTGACACCGTGCTCGCTGATGGATTAACGCTCCAGGCACTGCTGTTGCTGGGGGTGCTGCGTCTGGTGGTGCTGCTGCTGGCCTTCCGGGTGGGAACGGTGGGCGGCACCCTGATCCCCGCCTTCGCACTGGGCGCGATGATCGGCGCGATCGTCGGCACGCTGTTGGAACCCCTGCTCGGGGTCCCACCCGCAGCCTTCGCACTCCTGGGGGCCGCAGCTTTTCTCTCCACGACCATGGCGGCTCCCCTATTCGGCATGATCGCCGCGGTGGAGTTCACCGACATGGAACCCCAGGGCTATCTGCCGGTGTTCCTGGCGGTGGCCTCAGCGGTGCTCACGGTCCGGGTGTGGGCCGTGATCACCGACCGGGAACAGCGCACCTTCCCGGTCACCTACGCCAGCTGGACCGGCGAACTGCGTTAG
- the rsgA gene encoding ribosome small subunit-dependent GTPase A, giving the protein MARSWDESDIRVRPGRGTRPRTKDRPAHEDAEFGMVVTKDRGRWGVVLDGRTDAVVTMRARELGRTPIEVGDRVGVVGDTSGQPGTLSRIVKLEERTSVLRRTADDTDPYERIVVANAGQLLIVCAVADPPPRSGFVERSLIAAFVGNIRPIICLTKSDLADPSEFAAEFADLDVQVIVCGVEDPIEPLMELVEGQVTALIGHSGVGKSTLVNRIVPDAHRETGVVSGVGKGRHTSTQSVALPVKDGWIIDTPGIRSFGLAHVDADTVVGVFGDLAEAVENCPRGCTHMGPPADPECALDELEGASGRRATAVRGLLAALRTNEDWE; this is encoded by the coding sequence ATGGCTAGATCCTGGGATGAATCCGATATCCGTGTCCGCCCCGGCAGGGGCACCCGCCCCCGCACCAAGGACCGCCCCGCGCATGAGGATGCCGAATTCGGCATGGTCGTGACCAAGGACCGCGGCCGGTGGGGCGTCGTACTGGACGGCAGAACTGATGCCGTCGTCACCATGCGGGCCCGCGAACTCGGCCGCACCCCCATTGAGGTCGGGGACCGGGTGGGGGTGGTCGGGGACACCTCCGGACAGCCGGGCACCCTGAGCCGGATCGTGAAGCTGGAGGAAAGAACCTCGGTGCTGCGGCGCACCGCGGATGACACCGACCCCTATGAGCGGATCGTGGTGGCTAATGCGGGGCAGCTGCTGATCGTCTGCGCGGTGGCGGATCCCCCTCCCCGGTCCGGTTTCGTGGAGCGTTCCCTGATCGCCGCCTTCGTCGGAAATATCAGGCCCATCATCTGCCTGACCAAGTCTGATCTGGCGGACCCCTCGGAGTTTGCTGCGGAATTCGCGGACCTGGACGTCCAGGTCATCGTCTGTGGTGTGGAGGACCCCATTGAGCCCCTGATGGAGCTGGTGGAAGGGCAGGTCACCGCCTTGATCGGTCATTCCGGGGTGGGCAAGTCCACCCTGGTCAACCGCATCGTCCCGGATGCCCACCGGGAGACCGGTGTGGTGTCCGGGGTGGGCAAGGGCCGTCACACCTCCACCCAGTCGGTGGCGCTTCCCGTCAAGGACGGCTGGATCATCGACACCCCGGGTATCCGTTCCTTCGGTCTGGCACATGTCGATGCCGACACGGTGGTGGGTGTCTTCGGCGACCTTGCTGAGGCTGTGGAGAACTGTCCCCGGGGTTGTACCCACATGGGCCCGCCAGCGGACCCTGAGTGCGCCCTGGATGAGCTGGAGGGTGCCAGTGGGCGCCGGGCCACCGCGGTGCGTGGTCTGCTCGCTGCACTGCGCACCAATGAGGACTGGGAGTAG
- the aroA gene encoding 3-phosphoshikimate 1-carboxyvinyltransferase codes for MNTPVSSSASVWNAPRARGPINWVQQVPGSKSITNRAFVLASIADSPSTIDGALRSRDTDLMAEALRALGVGVSGEDSIRITPNEFHGAQVNCGLAGTIMRFLPPIATLARGTVLFDGDPQARIRPMSTILDALRTLGASIEGDRLPFTVYGQGAPEGGTVEIDASGSSQFVSGLLLAGARFRRGITVRHTGDTLPSLPHIEMTVDMLRQARVRVEVTQNEWTVYPGAVEGKRWVVEPDLSNATPFLAAAALTGGTVRIPNWPIETTQPGDVIRTILEKMGCTVELIAEGDHHDLEVTGPVAPLRGISLDMSDIGELTPTVAALAALAGSESRLTGIAHLRGHETDRLAALTSEINRLGGNCRELNDGLLIQPAPLHGGLWRSYADHRMATAGAIIGLAVEGVQVEDIQTTSKTLPGFADMWEAMVSDNG; via the coding sequence GCGGCCCCATCAACTGGGTGCAGCAGGTCCCCGGTTCCAAGTCCATCACCAACCGTGCTTTCGTCCTTGCCTCCATCGCCGATTCCCCCTCCACCATCGACGGTGCCCTCCGCAGCCGTGACACCGACCTCATGGCTGAGGCACTGCGTGCCTTAGGTGTCGGAGTCAGCGGCGAGGACAGCATCCGCATCACCCCCAATGAGTTCCATGGTGCCCAGGTCAACTGTGGTCTGGCCGGTACCATCATGCGTTTCCTGCCACCGATCGCCACCCTGGCGCGCGGCACCGTCCTCTTCGACGGGGACCCCCAGGCCCGGATCCGCCCCATGTCGACCATCCTCGATGCCCTCCGCACCCTGGGGGCCTCCATCGAGGGTGACCGCCTGCCCTTCACCGTCTACGGCCAGGGCGCACCGGAGGGCGGCACCGTGGAGATCGACGCCTCCGGTTCCTCCCAGTTCGTCTCCGGGCTGCTGCTCGCCGGGGCCCGCTTCCGCCGTGGTATCACCGTCCGCCACACCGGGGACACCCTCCCCTCCCTCCCCCACATCGAGATGACCGTGGACATGCTCCGCCAGGCCCGGGTGCGGGTCGAGGTCACCCAGAATGAGTGGACCGTCTACCCCGGTGCGGTGGAGGGCAAGCGTTGGGTGGTGGAACCTGACCTGTCCAATGCCACGCCTTTCCTCGCGGCGGCGGCCCTCACCGGTGGCACGGTGCGGATCCCGAATTGGCCGATTGAGACGACCCAGCCGGGTGATGTCATCCGCACCATCCTGGAGAAGATGGGGTGCACTGTGGAGCTCATCGCCGAGGGTGACCATCATGACCTTGAGGTCACCGGCCCGGTCGCCCCGCTGCGCGGCATTTCCCTGGACATGTCCGACATCGGTGAACTGACCCCCACGGTCGCTGCCTTGGCCGCCCTGGCGGGCAGTGAATCCCGGCTCACCGGCATCGCCCATCTGCGCGGCCATGAGACGGACCGGTTGGCTGCTCTGACCAGCGAGATCAACCGCCTGGGTGGTAATTGCCGGGAGCTTAACGACGGCCTTCTCATCCAGCCGGCGCCGCTGCACGGCGGGCTCTGGCGCTCCTATGCCGACCATCGCATGGCCACCGCCGGCGCGATCATCGGTCTGGCGGTGGAGGGGGTTCAGGTGGAGGATATCCAGACCACCTCGAAGACCCTGCCCGGTTTTGCGGATATGTGGGAGGCGATGGTTTCCGATAATGGCTAG